The Polypterus senegalus isolate Bchr_013 chromosome 1, ASM1683550v1, whole genome shotgun sequence genome includes a window with the following:
- the LOC120530550 gene encoding uncharacterized protein LOC120530550, with protein MERHLNLPCASLGSVGQESGCSSEISSGASHSQFSRDVTVCSSFDDPDSPTAVEKTVCLVTKSSDNLCLLDGHNNSVCPCGVLATNEESLLPFEVSSKSLVSPSVDVAAHCVSEIPSHNVLLRSETEEDIHVNDISLDNTILPGQGVGRVNLIDSDSKSNLSPSNGDHPIVEDSNKCVLPVVCEKKIFSSEDCMVESLPLVGAEKASFPFDVSSVCPAKQVTTASLIDVPLGSSHLPAELPQPSNSEVIVYPSQALSDNFLLLPETEKTKSPSNLSPESSLSVVTTEKTVFTPEITPQISFLTNEDLKIACLTEPSIDSIISPAGTDCTVNSLLDTFAQSNGCPEGVLSLGTSANNLSSLTCIEEADCSTRTFNYVKDQSMNEQLESNNTLPTETVQNSWPSKSSLDSIHSPLQNICTTNLSSDKLLLTSNCEDNIKEFDLPSDKLSPRAETEEINSNANLFSDSPSLLDTSGETESFQGNTSLPTDCHSDKGAYLSEAEGTSAQKVLTDIFPLPDFCDKEVQTFKNLSHNFSEKIVETFCSNDKPLDNTPFSDGVVNSVNLIDASSANILTPVEAVSPFSVLLGTFPLPAEGEKNNYPETETKSCAKSISDGIHLLVRDEQTLACPAKEPPDNTPLTGQDLNRKSLTEPSSNNIILQAEASFPINTFSDKVHLKTECDRKTLETESNADKSSSVAEADIPKSIKVSPVKAETVVSSSEPIPDIFSSSNDTKANYCLTEVQTDNIFTSAELSLDNITTGVICEVKPSLNNIPLQFLVENPNSATDTSSNDVNFSEKTEGSISPSKTSQNNPSLSNVNEKNVCLMESFSENISQIQPTCPVEVFTLPSCEVINSVGIPMESFPSQTLAEKKIDSLVLSLDTFSWLGKGENTYSSTEATPNKFALQDENKVHSFPTVLSSENEFSLSESLNQHPISNIPLQCLTENSSTNRSTNNFNFSEQNEKVISRPKASPEKVALINADEKRLCLIESFRDGRLSQTEMTCPVKDFTNPPSPSCEETDSLLKVPIDDFPSQAWTVEKNDSLYVLPDHFPWQEKSDTVDSSTEAMADQFLFPFYNETDSCSNMLSSEDIFLPTVVASTIQHCFDNVPLQFLEEKEDSSTGKFSDHLHFSKESEKAIAQPVVSQDNSSLSKGDENSMCLIELFSDSLLSQTMELWPSSYEVPEDSFSSDTWTEDKNYFCKLSPGVFPCLEEGMVNVSSIESAPEKLPFTDGNKTKCCCTELPSDNTLSPNEAVSTFELSLDNIPLQFLAENPSNGRPSENFNFSEESEKAISLPEVSQDDSLSVANNRVCLTKSVPDNILSPETGYPIMAFTDAPDSCEKRHSPVEVPLEKLTLHPFTDGLNYSGNIQSSSQPLTEKNIKTVCLSEAAQDKAFVTDQNEKVCLTELVTENLLSSVESVEQLSVTCPLTSDNDEDSAASEIYTDCFFSFDENEDTICSNKVSSDIISSLVKGEETVYSTEPEQNKNSPRR; from the coding sequence TGCATCTCTGGGTTCTGTGGGACAGGAGTCTGGATGCTCTTCTGAAATATCTTCAGGCGCTTCTCATTCTCAGTTTTCAAGGGATGTGACAGTCTGTTCATCTTTTGATGACCCAGATTCTCCAACTGCTGTGGAGAAGACAGTCTGCCTTGTAACAAAATCTTCAGATAATTTATGTTTATTGGATGGGCACAATAACTCAGTTTGTCCTTGTGGTGTATTAGCCACAAATGAAGAATCATTATTGCCATTTGAAGTATCTTCAAAAAGCTTAGTTTCACCGAGTGTGGATGTAGCGGCACATTGTGTGAGTGAGATTCCTTCACATAATGTTCTTCTGCGCTCTGAAACAGAAGAGGATATTCATGTCAATGATATATCACTAGATAACACCATTTTGCCAGGTCAGGGTGTGGGTAGAGTCAATTTGATTGATTCAGATTCAAAAAGCAACCTATCGCCGTCTAATGGAGACCATCCCATAGTTGAAGATTCAAATAAATGTGTTCTTCCAGttgtttgtgaaaaaaaaatcttctcatCAGAAGACTGTATGGTTGAATCCCTCCCACTGGTAGGGGCAGAGAAGGCATCTTTTCCATTTGATGTATCTTCAGTCTGTCCAGCAAAGCAGGTAACAACAGCTTCTTTAATAGATGTTCCTTTAGGAAGCTCCCATTTACCAGCTGAATTACCTCAGCCTTCAAATAGTGAAGTAATAGTCTATCCATCTCAGGCTCTCTctgataattttcttttgctgcctGAAACTGAGAAGACAAAAAGCCCAAGCAATTTATCTCCAGAAAGCTCTCTCTCTGTTGTGACAACTGAGAAAACTGTTTTTACCCCAGAAATAACTCCACAAATTTCATTCTTAACAAATGAGGATTTGAAAATAGCTTGCCTGACTGAGCCTTCTATAGATAGCATTATTTCACCTGCTGGGACAGActgtacagtgaactcattattAGATACATTTGCTCAGTCTAATGGCTGTCCAGAAGGAGTGCTTTCCCTTGGCACTTCTGCAAACAACCTCTCTTCCCTGACATGCATAGAAGAGGCAGACTGTTCAACCCGTACATTTAATTATGTGAAGGATCAATCAATGAATGAACAACTGGAAAGTAATAACACTTTACCAACTGAGACTGTGCAAAACAGTTGGCCATCTAAGTCATCTTTAGACAGTATCCATTCACCGCTTCAGAATATCTGTACAACTAATCTGTCTTCAGATAAATTGCTTCTGACTTCAAATTGTGAAGACAATATTAAAGAGTTTGATCTTCCTTCTGATAAGTTGTCTCCTCGGGCCGAGACTGAAGAGATAAATTCTAATGCTAACCTGTTTTCAGACAGCCCTTCTTTGCTAGACACAAGTGGAGAAACTGAATCATTCCAAGGTAATACCTCTTTACCAACTGACTGTCATTCTGACAAAGGTGCCTACCTTTCAGAAGCTGAAGGAACTAGTGCCCAAAAGGTATTAACAGATATATTTCCTTTGCCTGATTTTTGTGACAAAGAAGTCCAGACATTTAAAAACCTATCACATAATTTCTCAGAAAAAATTGTGGAAACTTTCTGCTCAAATGACAAACCATTAGACAATACACCTTTTTCAGATGGGGTGGTAAATAGCGTTAATCTGATTGATGCCTCGTCAGCAAATATCCTCACACCAGTGGAAGCAGTCTCTCCATTTAGTGTACTTTTGGGTACATTTCCTCTACCAGCTGAGGGTGAAAAAAACAACTATCCTGAGACCGAGACAAAGAGTTGTGCCAAATCAATTTCTGATGGTATTCATTTGCTAGTGAGAGATGAGCAGACTTTAGCCTGTCCAGCTAAAGAGCCTCCAGATAACACTCCCTTGACTGGTCAAGACTTGAACAGGAAAAGTTTAACTGAACCCTCATCCAATAATATTATTTTGCAAGCAGAAGCATCTTttccaataaatacattttcagataaagtGCACCTGAAAACCGAATGTGACAGAAAAACATTGGAGACTGAGAGTAATGCTGACAAGTCTTCTTCAGTGGCTGAGGCTGACATACCAAAGTCCATTAAGGTATCACCAGTGAAAGCCGAGACTGTTGTCAGTTCATCTGAACCAATTCCAGATATATTTTCTTCCTCCAATGATACTAAGGCAAACTACTGTCTGACTGAGGTACAAACAGATAATATATTTACATCGGCTGAGTTGTCTTTGGATAATATAACAACTGGTGTCATATGTGAAGTCAAACCCTCATTAAATAACATTCCTTTACAATTTTTGGTGGAAAATCCAAATAGTGCAACTGATACATCTTCGAATGACGTTAATTTCTCAGAGAAAACTGAAGGAAGCATCTCTCCAAGTAAAACATCTCAAAACAATCCTTCATTATCAAATGTTAATGAGAAAAATGTTTGTCTGATGGAATCCTTTTCAGAGAATATTTCACAAATTCAGCCAACCTGTCCAGTGGAGGTATTTACACTTCCTTCTTGTGAAGTAATAAACTCAGTTGGAATACCTATGGAGAGCTTTCCATCACAGACTTTGGcagaaaagaaaattgattcacttgttttatCTTTAGATACATTTTCCTGGCTAGGGAAAGGTGAGAATACTTACTCTTCAACTGAAGCAACTCCAAATAAatttgctttacaagatgaaaataaGGTGCACAGTTTCCCAACTGTATTatcttcagaaaatgaattttcACTATCTGAAAGTCTAAACCAACACCCTATAAGTAACATCCCTTTACAATGTTTGACGGAGAACTCTTCAACTAATAGATCTACAAATAATTTCAATTTctcagaacaaaatgagaaagTGATCTCTCGACCTAAAGCATCTCCAGAAAAAGTTGCGTTAATAAATGCAGATGAGAAGAGACTTTGTCTGATTGAATCATTTAGAGATGGTCGACTTTCACAAACTGAGATGACTTGTCCGGTTAAGGACTTTACAAATCCACCGTCCCCCTCTTGTGAAGAAACAGACAGTTTGTTAAAGGTTCCCATAGATGACTTTCCTTCACAGGCTTGGACAGTGGAGAAAAATGATTCTCTCTATGTATTGCCTGACCATTTTCCATGGCAGGAAAAAAGTGACACTGTTGACTCTTCAACTGAAGCAATGGCAGaccaatttctttttccattttacaatGAGACAGACTCTTGCTCCAATATGTTATCTTCAGAGGACATATTTTTACCAACTGTAGTCGCAAGTACAATCCAACACTGTTTTGATAATGTCCCTTTACAATTTTTGGAGGAAAAGGAAGATTCTTCAACTGGTAAATTTtcagatcaccttcatttttctAAAGAAAGTGAGAAAGCGATCGCTCAGCCAGTAGTATCTCAAGACAATTCTTCATTATCTAAAGGGGATGAAAATAGCATGTGCTTGATTGAATTGTTTTCAGATAGTCTGCTTTCCCAAACTATGGAATTGTGGCCTTCATCTTATGAGGTTCCTGAAGACAGCTTTTCATCAGACACTTGGACTGAGGACAAAAATTATTTCTGCAAGCTATCTCCAGGTGTCTTTCCATGTTTGGAGGAAGGTATGGTTAATGTTTCATCAATTGAATCAGCTCCAGAAAAACTGCCATTCACAGATGGCAATAAGACAAAGTGTTGTTGCACTGAGCTTCCTTCAGATAATACACTTTCACCAAATGAGGCTGTAAGTACATTTGAACTATCTTTAGATAACATCCCTTTACAGTTTTTGGCTGAAAACCCTTCAAATGGTAGACCTTCAGAGAACTTTAATTTCTCAGAGGAAAGTGAAAAAGCAATCTCTCTACCGGAAGTGTCTCAAGATGATTCATTATCAGTTGCTAATAACAGAGTTTGCTTGACTAAATCAGTTCCTGATAATATTCTTTCACCTGAGACAGGTTATCCAATTATGGCATTTACAGATGCACCCGATTCTTGTGAAAAAAGACACTCGCCAGTTGAGGTGCCGTTGGAGAAGTTAACTTTGCATCCTTTCACTGATGGGTTAAATTATTCAGGTAACATACAATCCAGTAGCCAGCcattgacagaaaaaaatataaagactgTCTGTTTATCTGAGGCTGCTCAAGATAAAGCTTTTGTAACAGACCAGAATGAGAAGGTCTGCTTAACTGAATTAGTTACAGAGAACCTACTTTCTTCAGTGGAGTCAGTAGAGCAACTGTCTGTTACATGCCCTTTAACAAGTGACAATGATGAAGACAGTGCTGCATCTGAGATTTATACAGACTGCTTCTTTTCATTTGATGAAAATGAGGATACAATTTGTTCAAACAAAGTGTCTTCAGATATCATTTCTTCACTAGTAAAGGGTGAGGAAACTGTCTATAGTACTGAACCAGAGCAAAACAAAAATTCTCCTAGAAGGTGA